From the Clostridium sp. Marseille-P299 genome, the window TCATTATTAATGCAAAAGATCCTCGTATGATCTAGGGAGTAACTGATTGCATTTATTAATAGATTTTGTATCACTCGATACATAAATGCACTATCTGCCAGGAATTTAGTTTCTTCCGTTGATAAAATCAGTCGGATATCTTTATTTTTCTCACGAATAAGATTCTCTACATCCGCAACGATTTGTTCTATTAAGCGATTTCCAACGATAGTTTCTATGTTTAAATCAACATTTCCACTAGATGTCTTAGCTTGTTCAAACAAACTAAGGATCATTTCCTTTAACTTGTCAGCCTTACGCGATAACACATCTACATAATCAGTTAATACAGGAGGAGAGACATTGGTAATAAGATCAACCTTCATCTTTTCACTTTTTACCCTCTCCTCAGCTGCATTTTGCATAACAGAAGTCATATTTACTAATACATCTTCATAACGATAGAATTCTTCCTCATTCGTAAATAGATTTTCTACCTTTTCATTTCCCTTGTCTATTTGTTCTATCATCTTACTTAACTTAACGAGATTTTTTTTGATACATTGACCCTCATATAATAATTGAATAATGTTGTAAGTTCATAAACGAAAGGTATTATTATTAATAGTACCATTAGAATATGGGTCATCCTATAGCTTCTTAAATCCGCATAGAATGTTCTATATCTTCCATCGAAACTGACATTTAAAATAGCCAAAACCATTACATAATAAATTATAATAACTATTTGTTGCGTTTTTACATACTTGTTTAATCGCAAGCAATAATCCTTATAATCTTTTTCTCTAAATTGTTTGTCAAATAATAAATACCGATAATTAATAATAAATACCAACATCAGTTTAACTACTAACATAAGCAATGTTGTTTTAATACTACTATATTCATACTTCTTATGGAACTAAAAAATAGAACTTATAATATCGGACCTGAAGAATATTGTTATGATGTAGATATGATTTATCAAGGATATGCGAATGAAGCTCAAATGGCCGAACCTTATGAAGTCGCATATAACAGAGATAAATTAATTGATTGTGGGGCAAATGAGGAAGTAGCACAAGAAATAGCAAAGACAATCGAATATATGGGAAAGGATAAATGATTATATGTGTATAAATTTTACAATCAAACGGTAAAAAATTAAAATAGATAATGTAGGCAAATTAAATTGTTAAAGAGAGGAGTTTTTAATGAGTAAAAAATATTTAATAGGCATAATTATAATTTGCTGTGGGTTCGGTGTAATTAGTTGTTCAAAACAGAAAACAAATGAAGTTACACCAACACAAAGCACTACAAATGAGATTACACCAAGTATTATCATAACAGAGGCGCAAGAGCCAACATTGGCGGTAACCGTAATTCCAACAGCAGAAGCAACATCAATAGCTAATAATGATTTCGAAATATTTTTTCAAGGATTTTTACCAGTTGAGCAAGATAAAGAAAGTGATTACATGATGATTAATGATTATATAATCACTAATGAAAAAGATTGGACTGCTTGGAGTGAGAAATATAATTTATCTAAATATCCATATTATTTAGAAGATTTTAACTGGGATAATGATTGTTTAGTAGTAAATGCTTATTCTGGAGCAAAACCTTTTAGAAATACAATGGGTAGAATTAAAAGCATTTCGTTTGAAAATAATACAGTTAACGTAGAATATGATGAAACTCAACCAGATGTGTATATCTTTAATACACAAGAACTTAGAAATATTGGTTTATATGTTATTAAAGTTAAGAAGCCAAATAATTTGTCTTCTTTAGATCCAAGTTATTTCACATATAAAAATTATAACGATATTGAATAGTAATTAAAATAAGCATGAAGTGTCTTATATAGACATCTTCATGCTTATATATTGTTAATTTGCGGGATCAGAAGTTGTTGTAGAACTTATATCTATCTTGCTGAAATAATGTCCTGCAATAGTTGCAGGAATGTCTAATGCTAATTGCCAAGCAGTAGCATAAGATACATCACTTTGAGAAGGATTTGGAGCTGCCCCATCAATTGGGTTACTACTATAAGTTGTTTTGAAAACCCAATATCTTTGACCCCAATTGAGATTATCCTTTATTTGATCAGCAGTTTGAAAATATAAGCATACTGGGATAAAATTACTTCTTGTTTAAATAATCCAACTAATTTTTTTGGTGTATAAAATTTAACAAAAAAATAAAAGTAAATACTACTGATAATATTCAGTAGTATTTTACTTTTATTTTTTTTCTAATATTGACTTAATTTGGTTGCTATCTGGAAATTTATATTCATCTACTAAATATGGTATGAATAACATGCATGCATTTCTATAAATCATGCCTTCATACATTTTTAACTTATCTGCTGTTCCAATTCCATAACTATGTTTTTCTGGACTCTCTTGTAATAAATAATTATCTAACATTTCAGCTAGTAATAATGGTTTTATATTTTCAAAACTAATATTTATTTCATTTGTGAATTTATTATATCTAGCAATATCTTCTTCATATACACATTTCTTTCGTATTATAGAAATAATATTGTCGTATATATTCTTCCAAATTTTTAAATATTCTTCTTGATAAGTTCTTATCTCAATTTCAGATAAATTTGCATTTATAATTTTCATTGAGAAATATTCATCAACAGGATTAGTCATAAAATAATAATGAGAGTAATCTTTATTGATCTCTACTTTTTCTAAATTAGTTTTAATATTATTAGAATTTAGAAACTTGTCTTTTAAAATATAAAATATTAGAATCAAGTTAATAAGTAATGAAACAACTATAATAATTTTATTTATATTTTTTTTTATATCTACCACTCCCTCCATTTTGATTATAACATATTTTACCAATTCGTCAAAAATTTTATATATTAAGTTGTGAATTTTTCAAAGTTGAGCTTTTACTCTAGCCACAAGTTCAGAAGTATTATATGGTTTTGTTACATAATCATCTGCGCCTATGGAAAGTCCTGAAACTTTATCACTCTCTTCTGATTTTGCTGATAAAATGATGACTGGAATTTTCAAACTATGCCTAATTTTCATCAATGCAGAGATTCCATTCATTTTTGGAATCATAATATCTAAAAGAATAAGATCCACTGGCTGATTATTTAATAATTCTAATGCCTCTATACCGTCAAAAGCTTGGTATATTTCATACCCCTCATATTCCAAAAGCTTCGTAATGGAGAACACAATTTCTTTGTTATCATCTACCTCCAAAATTTTTTGTTTTGCTTCACTACTAATCACCGTCTACCCTCCCCTCGCTTTTATATAGGTCATAAACCAATTATATAGGTTACTCTATAAAATTCTTTGGATATAAGTCTTACAAATTTCTTAAATCTTATCAAATACCTTTTCCATTGTTGATAGTTGGACCAGATTAGATCTATATAATATAAAAGCCTTAGAAATACCGATATAATCAATATTTCTAAGGCCATTTTAATAATATAACTCTAAAGTTTGACTGCGCTAACTTTTTCTAATAACATTTTTCACGATTAACTTCATTATCAGAACCCCTTCGAGCTCCTTCTTCATATTGCTCTCTAGTTAGTTCATAATATACGCTGGATTGTAAAATCCCTAATTGATCTTTCCACGAATTATAATTCACAGATACTTTAGTAAATCCTATTTTTTCGTATACATGCTGTGCTCTAATATTCTTTAAATTCGTATCAAGAATAATCTTTTTAATACGTACCTTATTATTAATATTCGTATCCTCAAAAAGAAAATCTATTAGCATATGTATTAATTTTGTTCCCAATCCTTTGTTTTGATATTCTATTTCACATATCTTAATACCGATTTCCGCAAACTCTTGACCAATCCCAAAGAATATTTCACCTATTCTTTTATCTTCCATTTCGATAATGCATTGTTGTGATAGTCTTAAATCATTATTTCTGATTTGTTCTTTCGTTTGCTCAATGGATTGATTTAATCCATTTGGAAATCCTGCATGGGCCATTACTGTTCCATCATTCCACCATTTCGTAAGAATGCTAGCATCTTCTAACGTTGCGCTACGTATTAACAAACTATCTTTTATATTTTCAATTCTAACTCTTTGCTCACTCACTTAGTGACCTCCATAAAATTATTGGAGGATTATTTTCCCTGAACCCTCCTTACAGGTTTGGTTGTATTAGACATATTGTTCATAATTTATATCCCATCCTTTCTATTATATTTATTAACACGTATAAAGCAGTTGCTATATTGTGTAATAATTTCATTCTAAATATTACCATTTGATTATACTAAATATAGATAATCATTTCAACATGCTCTATCCTTTTAATGTAAATAACTCATACTTGTAACTCTAATCAGTAAGATACTTAATTATATAAGAGTGATAAATATGTACTTATTCTAATTTCTGATTTCCTGTATTTATCCATTAAGAAAATCTAATTTGTCTAATAAAAGCTACCGCAATAAACGGTAGCTTTTATCATATCTTTATATAACTTTTTCATTTGGCTTCATACTCATTCCCCTTTTCTAAATTATCGTTTTTAAATCAGCTGCGCTTCTGATAAACTAACTATAAAATAGGAAAAATTAGTAAAATAGATAAAGAATGAGTTTAGTCAAGGTTACCTATCATCTATACTATAGTATATAAAACCACAATGTGGAACTACACAAACAAGCATTAATTGAACATGTTAAGTTACAAATAATTAAAATATATTTATCTAATTCTAACTAACTTTATAATAAAAAATATGATTGATCCAAACATCAATGTCAAAAATACAGGAAGAAATAAAACTGGTAATGATTTTGCCTGTGAAGAATTTATTGTTAAGTACACAAAAACGGCTACCATTATTAATTTCATTGTACTTAACATATTTTTTAATACTCGATAAACTCGTTCCTTATTTTCTTCTGTCACTGTAACACCTGTATTCCAAACCTGAGGAAATTTTTCTAATACGGTCATTCCTAAGTACATCAGCCAGCTAACGATAGGAAGCACTAGTAATTCTTTTTTGCTTCCAATCCTATCAATTTCGCCCGTAGCATTATAATGACCTGGAATTTTATCTGGTATACTATTCCAATTTAAAAATAGGTAAATCAAAACTCCGATCAGTAAAATTAAACATATAATTTCTACTAAAATTTCATACTTATTCTTTTTTAATTTCAATTTAGATATCCCTCACATTCAATTCCTATTTTAATGTCTGTGCAATCTACATTATTATACTATAACCCGTAGCCAATAAACTGGCACATGTAGGACATGTCTTATAGCGTTCTTTTTATTTAGTTATATTATTATACATATACTTTTGAGTCCATGGACAGTTGACTAAACATTTTAAACAGCCAACGCAGTGGTATACATCAACTAGAAGATCTCTATTCATACCTTGTTCCCATGTAGTTCCATGGATAGCACTGGTGGGACATATATCCTTGCAAACAGTGCAATCCCCACATTTAGGCATTATCATTGGTTTGTCTTCAATTGGAAGCGGTGCGTTTGTTAAAACAGTACACATACAAAACGCACTTCCATATTCCGGTGTAACTAACAAATTACTTTTCCCAATCCAACCTAGTCCAGCCAATATAGCAATTTTTTTATGCGGAAGAGTAGTAGTTTTTGTTGTTCCATCATAAAATCCATTTATTAGATTTCGATCCGATTGCGCTCTGGCTCTGTATCCTTTTGCTATGATAAAATTAGCCAACCATTCTGCAATTTCACCAGCAAGGTACTCCTTTTCCCTAAACTCGGAATGATCAATAATATTTTCTTTAGATTGTTGTAGGATGTAATAAGGGCTTAGTACTATTCCTATCAAAATTGCAACGTTGTAACCACTATTTTCTTTTACAGGAAGCTTCGATATATCAATTACTTTCATAAAATTAATGCCGCGAGTTTTTAACTCTGAAATTATTTCGCTAATCATATGTAGTCCCCCAGACCGAATTAGCCATTATTTATTTTATAACTACATTTAAATGATATAATCCAATTTATATATTTATCAACCTCAAACACTTTTCATAACGGAAGCTGCTCCATCCAATTATACTTTTTTTATTATAGCAAATCAATTTACGATGGAAAAAAGTGTATAATCTACACCTTTATAAAGTGTAAATTGCTCTACGCAAACATGATTTTTAGAAATAAAAAACAGAAAAGCTTGATAGATATACATGGTTCTATTTAAAATTCTCTTTTGGGATAATTGAGATATATGTAAAACTATAAAAAGGCATATAAATTGTTTTTATGTTCCACATTTTTCTGAATTCACTAAAAAGAACTTTTCGGTTATAAACACCATTATCATTAGCAATATTGCTTAATTTTTCTATCGATTCAGCAAGATAAAATCCTTCTTTGTCAAATCCTGTCACTGGGACAAAATGCCTTGCCTTTGCTGTTGGAGTTGAATGTATAAATACTATAACAGGGATCCCCTTTTCTAATTCCGCCTTTAAGCTATTCATATTTCCTTTATAATATTTCGTTTTGAATCCATATCTTTTAAACACTTTTCTTATACCTAAAGGAGTAATGCTTCCATCATGTAATTTACATGGAAAATCTTTGTATAAAGTATTACCATCTGCATTTATATTAAAATATCTTAAAATGTATGCTGTTGCAAAGGCAGCACACGAATTACCACTTTGAAAATCAATATGGTTTTCAAAATCTAATATATATCTATCTGAATAACTATTATTTTTTTTAAAGTGATATATTGGTACTGACATTAATATAGCATCTATGAAAAAAATCCATAAGGCTACGCATATTACCTTATTTAGAATATTTAATATAAGTATGTACATTCTTACCTCCCTACAAAATAAATTAATCCATTTATATATTTCCTTATCTAGAAAGCTATCTGATACTGGTTGTATCTAATAAAGGTATACTGCTTCGTATATCTTATTTACATTGTCCATACACAATTTTCATCCCCTTTGTTTGTCTTTTTTCTAACTTGATGTTTCATGCTTTATGACAAAGTAATTCTATTGAATATAATAATTTCTCTTTACACTATATTTTACCATATTGTGCCATAAAGTGAAATTTATTTCATTTATTGTATACCCGTTCTTAAATGTGCTCTTCCTGCACTTCTTTAATTATGTGTACGCCAATTTCTATAATATTAATTAATATTATAATTGAAAGAAAATCATTGATGCACACACTGGGATGAAGAAGCATAGACAGCCATTCAAAGGATGAAAGAAAAGGTAGATATATTTAGTGGAGAAAATTTTAAGAGTATGGGAGTCCTTATAGTAAAATATTGCCAGAACAGTAACCTATTGGCTTAGTAAGTATTGACAATCCAATACGGAACAAGAAAATCTTAACCTTATAAATGAAGCTGTTAGAAAGAACACAAAATAGTAGTACGCATATGATGTACATATCCGCACAACAAAAAATCCCTTGAAAAATGAAGTGAACCCCTTTTGTTAGACAAAAACAACGGTCTAATGAAAGGGGATATTTTTATGCCATCAGGAAAAAAGATGTATTCCACAGAATTAAAACTTAAAGTGGTACAAAGATATTTAAAAGGCGATGTTTCTATAAAAGATGTTGCCAAAGAATTCAATGTTGATAAAAGTGATGTTAGAAAATGGAGAGATGCATACATACAAAATGATATTGAAGGTTTGTACACAACTCATGGAAGTTATACTGGAGATTTTAAAATATCTGTCGTAGAATATATTCATAATACAGGAGCATCTATACGTCAAGCTGCAGCCTATTTTAACATCCCTTCGCCACCAACGATATCAAAATGGGAACATATTTATTTTGAACAAGGCAAAGAAGCTCTGTATATCGATAATCGAGGAAGGGCTAATAAAATGAAGAATACCATGAAGAAAGAATCGCAAAAGAAAAATGTACAAGAAAACGAAGACTTATTAACTGAAGTGCAAAGACTGCGTATGGAGAATGCTTACTTAAAAAAATTGAATGCCTTAATTCACGCACGGGAAAAATCCGGGAAGAAGACAAAGTAGCTGTCATTACCGAATTAAGGCAAGAATTTAAAATGACAGCATTACTTAAATATGTTGGTATGTCAAGAAGTACTTACTACTATTATGTAAAAAAATTAAACAAGCCCGATAAATATGAGCGTATAAAAGAAGAGATCACCGCCATTTATCATGAGAACCAGGGAAGATATGGATACCGCAGAATTACTATGGAACTCCATAATCGTGGATATAAAATCAATCATAAAACTGTTCAAAGGCTGATGAAAACTTTACAATTAAAATGCATGGTTAGGATTAAGAAATATCGCTCTTACAGGGGTGAAATAGGAAATATTGCTCCGAATCTTATTCAACGAGATTTCACAGCAACAAAGCCGAATCAAAAATGGACAACTGATATCACTGAATTTTCTTTGTTTGGAACAAAACTTTATCTTTCTCCAATTTTAGATATGTATAATAGCGAGATAATTAGCTACAGTATAAGCGAACGACCTGTTCTTAGTCAGGTAATGGATATGTTGGACAAAGCTTTTAAAAAGTTATCTGATAGCACAAATTTGGTATTTCATAGTGATCAAGGCTGGCAGTACCAACATAGATCATACCAGATGCGCTTGAAAGAAAAAGGTATTCAGCAAAGTATGTCCAGAAAAGGAAATTGCCTAGATAACTCTCTCATGGAAAACTTCTTTGGGCTCTTGAAATCAGAATTAATGTATTTAAGAACATTTGAATCTATAGAAGAGTTTAAAAAAGAACTTAGAAATTACATAGATTATTATAATAACAAACGAATTAAGAGTAAACTAAAAGGAATGAGCCCTGTAGAGTACAGAACTCATTCCATGAAAGTAGCGTAATAAATATTTGTCTAACTTTTTGGGGTCAGATCAAAATCAAGGGATTTCGTTAGCACGAGACGGGATTCAAACCATAATCCTATCCTACAAATACTGAAAAGAAAGGGGGTTCACCCACTTCTGATTTATGTGCACTTAATAGTGCACATATTTTTATGTACAATTTCCATTTAATATTTCTAAATTTGAATACCAAATGAAAATTACACAATAAATCATTTTTCTTTAAGTTCCATGTAAATTGATGTGGTTTCATCTTCGTCAAGCAAATATTCAGGCATTGGTTTACGCTCAAATCCTAATCTCTCATACAAAGCAATAGCTCTACTGTTAATCGAATTAGGGTCTACCCAAACCTTTTCTGCGCCATTTTTAAATGCCTCCTCGATTGCAAAAGAAAGCGCTTTAGTCGCTATTCCTTTACCTCTCGCAAACTTAAATAATTTGATATCCAACGCAGCACTATTACTATGCTCATTATCAATCTTAAAAAAAGTCTCTCCACAATACACAGCATCTTCGAAGATGGAATAATGGTTTACCATTGGTCTGGTAGATAAAATCCAATCGTACCAATCGTTCATTCTTTCTTCTGTTTCGTGTAGTCCATCTGGAAATCCTACAAATCTCATAACATCTCCATCTGCCCATAATTTTTTTACATTAGATATCTCACTTCTGCTTGTCTCTTTAATAGTAATCATAAAATATAAATATTCCTCTCAATTATTTAGAGGTTATTTATTGTGGAACCTCCCACCACAAATAATTATCTTTCTCATGATATCATTCTCCTTTCTAGTTAATCATATATGTCTACGTAAATGCGGTAGACACCATTTTCTAATTTATTATATACTTTAATTATAATATCATATTGACCAAAACAAGACAAAAAAAATTACCAAATATTGTGTACACCTTTCATAAAAGTGTATTTACTATACTGTCTAAGATTGTGTATACATTTCTTTAAATAAAAATCCATGAAATTCAACTGCTCACTCCTACATGTAAATGACACTCAAATAATACGTAAAGAAATATCCATATAGTATAAAGAAAAAGAAAGCCTAAATCAAACAATAAAAGAAAAGGATGAATTAATTCTTAACCAATACTCATTCCAACCTCAATGCCACAATAAAAGACAGGAGCCATATAAATTTATAGCTCCTGCCCCTGAATAACCTTATTGAGGCTCAACAGGAATCCAGATTTCACCTCTCGTATTATCTGCTTTGCCGTAATACATTTCGAAATTGATATCTCCCACCAGATTATAACCTGATGTTGGAAGCCATTCTGCATAGATTCGTCGCCACATATTTTGCATCTCACAGTCATCCACTGAAAATATAGCCCATGTCATAGCCGGAACATGTAGTATGGTAAATCGTTCCGGAATATCCATAGCTTCTGGTACATGCTGACATATCATATACTTAAAGGTGGTCTTCGTGTGGTCATACAGTGCTGCATGGAGCATAGTATCAGGTTCTTCTCCCAATAAGTTATTCATTTCGTCAACCGAACCATCATCGTCACACTGCTTACAGAACATTGGTACTTCCTCAAATGCTTTCTCCATATCGGAACTTATTTCGCCATAAACACCGAACATTTCAAATGCACTTTTTGTTTCAATCTTACATGTCATTTTTTGCACTCCTTTAATCTGAATTTGAAAAGTCAAAGGAGGATATATCTGAAACTTCACGCCGTCCTTCCGAACAATTGTTGGTGTGAAACCATGTTGCCTTTCAAATGCTCTTGTGAAGCTATCTGCGCTGTTATATCCGTATTTTACAGCAACATCAATTACCTTATCTCCTCTTTGCAGGTCCACTACCGCAACTGACATTTTGCGTTTCCTTATATACTCTGAAAGTGGCATATCTGTAAGGTAATTGAATATACGTTGAAAATGATATGACGAATATGATGTTACATTTGCTACAGATGACAATGCTTCTGCATCAGTCAGGTTCAACTCAATATACCCAATTGCACGGTTAAGTTGTTCAATGAGATTCATCTTATGCTCCCCCTTTGATCCAATGATATCAGAAATGAAATGCAATTATCCGACTTTTCAAATAATCATTTATCGTATTTTTATCTTAAATTCTTTATGACAACAACTTTTGTTTGACTAAATATTCAGCGTTGTAAATTTATCTTATTATACTTTTGCCGAAATAGCAAATCAATAAATGGTAAAAATTGCTCGTAACAGAGAAAAGAAACATCAATCATTGGTTCATCAGGTGGAAATGAAATTAAAGTCAAAAATGGCAATCGTTCATTCGAAATATGATAACCAGAGGGCAGAACGTGCACTATTAAAAGAAAAGCGGAAAAAGGATGCAAAAGCAATGCTAAGTTATCAGGAACGTATTACCATCCATAAGATTTATACTTGAAGTACCTTTCAGGATTTTCAGAAGCATGCTTGTTACTTTGTCAAATGGTGTAAGGAACGCTACGGCTGCACTCATAGAATTCTGCAAGGCAACCGGATTACGAAAGAAAGACTGTTAAAAGGGATGAGCAACATTGGCGTAAGTATTGCAGAGAAGCAGGAGTACCGTTTAAGAGTAGTCATTGCATCCGAAGAACCTTTGCCAGCAGGTTGTATGCAGAGGGCATGCCTTTAGAGGAAATCAGTGTGTATGTGGGTCATGAAGATACTGATACAACGAAAGGCTATATCTACAATTACAATGAAATCAAAAAGAATCGTGCCTATATGGACAAGGCATTATAGCAGTTCCCGTACGTAAAAGGATGTTGCACACATCCTGCACACATGTTTTTCAAGCAACAAAAAATCGCTAACCCTTGATTTATAAGGATTAGCGATTTTTTTCAATTAAGCACGAGACGGGATTCGAACCCGCGACCCTCGCCTTGGCAAGGCGATACTCCACCACTGAGCCACTCGTGCGTATTTAGTTGTTGTTGCATCTCACAGGTATTAATATACCATAGAACATTTCTTATGTCAACACTTATTCTTTATTTTCTTTATATTTTTTCACGAAATTCATGTTTTTTTAGTTTTTAAGTATAATTTATCCTATTATCTACAAAATAAGATACTCTCTGTAATTATTTAGAAACAACATGAACTAATATAAAGAAAGTAGAATCTCTTTTTGTAAGAACTTATCTATATGCTTACGAATATTCACTAGATACAAAAAATTGCTCTATAGCTATAAAGAATATTCTCTAAATACAAAAGAATGTTCTCCAGTTAAGTACAAAAAATTGTACAAAAAAGAGATTCCCTTTCTTAACAATATCACAATATCACCATTTCACTACTCAAACTGCGAGTAATATAACTGGCTATAAAGGCCTTTTTGCTTCATTAACTCTTTATGATTTCCTTGCTCAACAATATTACCATCCTTAACAACTAAGATATGATCCGCACTCTTAATCGTTGAAAGTCTATGAGCAATAACAAAACAAGTTTTATTCTTCATCAGATTTCTCATCGCTTGCTGAATCTGAATTTCTGTCCGAGTATCTACATTTGAAGTAGCTTCATCAAGAATTAACATCTTAGCATCAAGTAGCATAGCTCTTGCAATCGTCAATAACTGTTTTTGGCCTTTCGATAAATTCGTACCATCATCGGTCAATATTGTATCATAGCCCTTTGGCAAACGCTTAATATAAGAGTGTATTTTCGCTGCTTTCGCTGCTTCTATTACATCCTCCATCGTAGCATTGTCATTTCCATATGCAATATTTTCAAAAATAGTACCTTGAAATAACCAAGTATCTTGAAGAACCATTGCGTAAGCTTTTCGTAAACTCTTTCTAGTCGTGCTACTGATTTCTTGGTTGTCTACCTCAATACTACCACCATTTACATCATAAAATCGCATCAATAAATTAATAATTGTCGTTTTTCCAGCTCCCGTAGGCCCAACAATAGCAATCATACTTCCAGCAGGTGCATGTAATGTTAAGTCTTTTAATATTATTTTATCAGCAGTATAACCAAAGGATACATTTTTTACATCTACCGTTCCATTTACATCAGTAAGTTCCTTAGCATCTGCCTTATCTGATACTTCCGCTAATTCATCCATTAACTGAAATATTCTCTCTGCTGCCGATAAAGACGCCTGAAATTCACCCATAATATTTGCAGATTCATTAATTGGTCCAGAAAACTTTCTTGAATATAACACAAATGAAGATATACTACCAAGTGTCATATTTCCAAACAAATAATTAATCGCACCAAATACACTGATTAATGTTAATGATAAATTATTCATAAAGTTTACAGAAGGCCCCACCATTGCTCCATAATAATCCGCGCGGTAATATGCATTAACAGCTTCTTTGTTCTTTTCCTTAAACTTCTGAATCGTATTTTCTTCTTGATGATATGCCTTTAAAGTTTTTTGACCTGAAATTAACTCTTCAACCATACCATTTAACTCACCTAGCGCTTTGGATCTTTTACGAAACATTGGTCTTGTTAAACTTGTTATCTTCCTTGTTAAAACTATCGTTATTGGAATTGTAACGACAAAAACAAGTACTAACTTGGTTGAGATCATTAACATAGAAACAAAGGATACTATAACCGTAATCACACTTGAACAAATGGTTACTAGGTCTGAAGTAAGTGTCGAATTTAATGTATCAATATCATACGAAATTTTACTTATAATATCTCCTGTTTGATGTGTATCAAAATATCCAACTGGAAGCGTTAATATATGTTCAAATAAATC encodes:
- a CDS encoding sensor histidine kinase, yielding MIEQIDKGNEKVENLFTNEEEFYRYEDVLVNMTSVMQNAAEERVKSEKMKVDLITNVSPPVLTDYVDVLSRKADKLKEMILSLFEQAKTSSGNVDLNIETIVGNRLIEQIVADVENLIREKNKDIRLILSTEETKFLADSAFMYRVIQNLLINAISYSLDHTRIFCINNEILRWIFEITNGFYINIFNMSLT
- a CDS encoding response regulator transcription factor; this encodes MISSEAKQKILEVDDNKEIVFSITKLLEYEGYEIYQAFDGIEALELLNNQPVDLILLDIMIPKMNGISALMKIRHSLKIPVIILSAKSEESDKVSGLSIGADDYVTKPYNTSELVARVKAQL
- a CDS encoding GNAT family N-acetyltransferase; translation: MSEQRVRIENIKDSLLIRSATLEDASILTKWWNDGTVMAHAGFPNGLNQSIEQTKEQIRNNDLRLSQQCIIEMEDKRIGEIFFGIGQEFAEIGIKICEIEYQNKGLGTKLIHMLIDFLFEDTNINNKVRIKKIILDTNLKNIRAQHVYEKIGFTKVSVNYNSWKDQLGILQSSVYYELTREQYEEGARRGSDNEVNREKCY
- a CDS encoding DUF1648 domain-containing protein; the encoded protein is MKLKKNKYEILVEIICLILLIGVLIYLFLNWNSIPDKIPGHYNATGEIDRIGSKKELLVLPIVSWLMYLGMTVLEKFPQVWNTGVTVTEENKERVYRVLKNMLSTMKLIMVAVFVYLTINSSQAKSLPVLFLPVFLTLMFGSIIFFIIKLVRIR
- a CDS encoding epoxyqueuosine reductase, yielding MISEIISELKTRGINFMKVIDISKLPVKENSGYNVAILIGIVLSPYYILQQSKENIIDHSEFREKEYLAGEIAEWLANFIIAKGYRARAQSDRNLINGFYDGTTKTTTLPHKKIAILAGLGWIGKSNLLVTPEYGSAFCMCTVLTNAPLPIEDKPMIMPKCGDCTVCKDICPTSAIHGTTWEQGMNRDLLVDVYHCVGCLKCLVNCPWTQKYMYNNITK
- a CDS encoding cysteine peptidase family C39 domain-containing protein, encoding MYILILNILNKVICVALWIFFIDAILMSVPIYHFKKNNSYSDRYILDFENHIDFQSGNSCAAFATAYILRYFNINADGNTLYKDFPCKLHDGSITPLGIRKVFKRYGFKTKYYKGNMNSLKAELEKGIPVIVFIHSTPTAKARHFVPVTGFDKEGFYLAESIEKLSNIANDNGVYNRKVLFSEFRKMWNIKTIYMPFYSFTYISIIPKENFK
- a CDS encoding IS3 family transposase (programmed frameshift), with amino-acid sequence MYSTELKLKVVQRYLKGDVSIKDVAKEFNVDKSDVRKWRDAYIQNDIEGLYTTHGSYTGDFKISVVEYIHNTGASIRQAAAYFNIPSPPTISKWEHIYFEQGKEALYIDNRGRANKMKNTMKKESQKKNVQENEDLLTEVQRLRMENAYLKKFECLNSRTGKIREEDKVAVITELRQEFKMTALLKYVGMSRSTYYYYVKKLNKPDKYERIKEEITAIYHENQGRYGYRRITMELHNRGYKINHKTVQRLMKTLQLKCMVRIKKYRSYRGEIGNIAPNLIQRDFTATKPNQKWTTDITEFSLFGTKLYLSPILDMYNSEIISYSISERPVLSQVMDMLDKAFKKLSDSTNLVFHSDQGWQYQHRSYQMRLKEKGIQQSMSRKGNCLDNSLMENFFGLLKSELMYLRTFESIEEFKKELRNYIDYYNNKRIKSKLKGMSPVEYRTHSMKVA
- a CDS encoding GNAT family N-acetyltransferase, with product MITIKETSRSEISNVKKLWADGDVMRFVGFPDGLHETEERMNDWYDWILSTRPMVNHYSIFEDAVYCGETFFKIDNEHSNSAALDIKLFKFARGKGIATKALSFAIEEAFKNGAEKVWVDPNSINSRAIALYERLGFERKPMPEYLLDEDETTSIYMELKEK